Proteins from a genomic interval of Corynebacterium freiburgense:
- a CDS encoding vWA domain-containing protein, translating into MFRRQGIGTEGIPGRRSKAYSSHGADVRAIRGGRGVHPIGTVLAAADRGAGVIEGMIDFRPEDLRGSLRRGTESNLIVFVVDSSGSMAARDRLSAVTGAVISMLKDAYQRRDKVAVITVRGAEPQVVLPPTGSIEVAVRRLEALPTGGRTPLGEGLLLAHELIEREHRKEPGRRALLVVLSDGRATGVAGLEGVRRAAAAIASRKLTGSLVINCERGGRIQLGLAKELAQGLEGICIELNEISADSLTGAIHSV; encoded by the coding sequence CTGTTTCGCAGGCAGGGTATCGGGACTGAAGGAATTCCTGGTCGCCGATCAAAAGCGTATTCGTCGCACGGGGCAGATGTTCGGGCCATTCGAGGTGGTCGAGGTGTGCATCCCATAGGCACAGTATTAGCCGCAGCCGACCGAGGTGCTGGCGTAATCGAAGGGATGATTGATTTCCGACCGGAGGATTTGCGCGGGTCGTTGCGTCGCGGTACAGAATCGAATCTTATTGTATTTGTTGTCGATTCTTCTGGCTCAATGGCTGCCCGTGATCGTCTATCCGCTGTAACGGGCGCGGTTATTTCTATGCTTAAGGATGCGTATCAACGCCGCGATAAAGTCGCTGTAATTACTGTTCGTGGTGCGGAGCCACAGGTCGTACTTCCACCTACAGGTTCGATTGAAGTTGCAGTACGGCGGCTCGAAGCTCTGCCTACTGGAGGGCGAACACCACTCGGTGAAGGGTTATTACTCGCGCATGAATTAATCGAGCGTGAGCACAGAAAAGAGCCCGGTCGTCGCGCGCTACTGGTTGTGCTTTCCGACGGTCGCGCAACCGGTGTTGCAGGTTTGGAAGGCGTACGCCGTGCGGCGGCTGCTATCGCATCTCGCAAACTTACTGGCAGCCTCGTCATTAATTGTGAACGTGGAGGGCGTATACAACTTGGGTTAGCAAAAGAACTTGCCCAAGGTTTAGAGGGTATTTGTATTGAACTCAATGAAATTAGTGCGGATTCACTTACTGGAGCAATTCATAGTGTCTAA
- a CDS encoding ATP-binding protein — protein sequence MSNTAPALGFPFTAIVGQDQLRLSLILTAIAPRIGGVVVRGEKGTAKTTTVRAFADLLDGAPLINLPIGATEDRVVGSLDMETVFTTGRAEYRPGLLAQAHGGVLYVDEVNLLADHLVDALLDAAATGRVTVERDGISHTSPASFVLVGTMNPEEGELRPQLLDRFGLAVDVAASKDVEIRSEIIRRRLAFEADPEGFAHAWQASDREVAQRIHQARELLPSVQLSDVNLARIAHLCASFDVDGMRADLVIARTAMAHAAWRGAETVDDEDIRVAAMLALPHRRRRNPFDEPGLDQDQLDDVMDEARQEHPEQEETEQDQTNQPQTEEPSGEDQQPQDEPDADGEVGSAETGAQFRS from the coding sequence TTGTCGAATACCGCCCCCGCACTTGGGTTTCCGTTTACCGCCATCGTTGGTCAGGACCAGTTGAGGCTTTCGCTGATACTTACGGCTATTGCGCCCAGGATCGGGGGTGTTGTTGTGCGAGGAGAAAAGGGCACCGCCAAAACTACAACAGTTCGAGCATTCGCTGATTTACTCGATGGTGCACCGCTTATTAATCTGCCGATTGGTGCCACTGAAGACCGGGTAGTTGGATCCCTTGATATGGAAACTGTATTCACTACTGGGCGTGCCGAATACCGTCCGGGATTGCTGGCCCAGGCGCACGGTGGTGTGCTGTATGTCGATGAAGTAAACCTGCTTGCAGATCACCTTGTTGATGCACTTCTCGACGCCGCGGCCACCGGGCGAGTCACGGTGGAACGCGACGGGATTTCTCATACAAGCCCGGCGTCTTTTGTACTTGTGGGAACGATGAATCCGGAAGAAGGCGAACTACGTCCGCAATTATTGGATCGCTTCGGATTAGCAGTAGATGTTGCAGCCTCGAAAGATGTGGAAATACGTTCGGAAATAATTCGTAGGAGGTTGGCATTTGAAGCTGACCCCGAAGGATTTGCCCACGCTTGGCAAGCTTCAGATCGTGAGGTCGCACAACGTATTCACCAGGCACGGGAACTTTTGCCATCGGTTCAATTAAGTGATGTAAACCTTGCTCGTATTGCGCACTTATGTGCTTCATTTGATGTTGATGGCATGCGGGCAGATTTGGTGATTGCCCGGACTGCGATGGCACATGCTGCTTGGCGAGGTGCCGAAACCGTGGATGATGAAGATATTCGAGTCGCCGCTATGCTCGCATTACCGCATCGGCGGCGACGGAATCCATTTGATGAGCCGGGACTTGATCAAGATCAACTTGATGACGTAATGGATGAAGCACGTCAAGAGCACCCAGAGCAAGAAGAGACTGAACAAGACCAAACAAACCAACCACAAACAGAAGAACCATCGGGAGAGGACCAACAGCCCCAAGATGAACCCGATGCCGATGGAGAGGTAGGTAGCGCCGAGACTGGCGCACAGTTTCGTTCCTAG
- the mqo gene encoding malate dehydrogenase (quinone): protein MSATLGAMLRELEPGWSQVMVERLDGPAEESSSPWNNAGTGHSALCELNYTPEVNGKIKTANAIAVNEKFQVSRQFWAHQKDAGVITDPREFINPVPHVSFAQGDDQVVYLKKRFDALASHPLFPNMKFTDDPAEFAKLLPLMANGRDFDAEKVAISWTDAGTDINYGAMARQFIDAAKRAGTTVRYGHEVKDISADGDGWKLKVKNVHTGDLTIIRANFVFVGAGGMALPLLQKARIPEIRGFGGFPVSGQWLRCTNEELIQQHNAKVYGKASVGAPPMSVPHLDTRVIDGKTGLLFGPYAGWTPKFLKKGSWMDLPKSLRPTNFMSMIAVGFQELGLTKYLIAELMKDQQARIESLREYMPAARDEDWELVTAGQRVQVIKPIVGPRFGSLEFGTALINNSEGTIAGILGASPGASIAPAAMVELLERCFGQKMVDWGPKLKEMIPSYGIKLSTDQKLFNEVWEYTQRTLELEV, encoded by the coding sequence ATGAGCGCAACTCTAGGCGCAATGCTGCGTGAACTGGAACCCGGCTGGAGCCAGGTTATGGTCGAACGGCTTGATGGCCCGGCCGAAGAATCCTCCTCTCCATGGAATAATGCTGGAACCGGTCACTCTGCCCTTTGCGAACTGAACTACACACCGGAAGTAAATGGCAAAATCAAGACTGCGAATGCAATTGCGGTTAATGAGAAGTTCCAAGTTTCCCGGCAATTTTGGGCACACCAAAAAGACGCAGGCGTGATCACTGATCCACGGGAATTTATTAACCCTGTACCTCACGTTTCTTTCGCACAGGGCGACGATCAGGTTGTTTATTTAAAGAAACGCTTCGATGCTTTAGCTTCACACCCACTATTCCCGAATATGAAATTCACCGATGATCCGGCCGAATTTGCAAAACTCTTGCCGCTGATGGCTAATGGGCGCGATTTCGATGCTGAAAAAGTCGCTATTTCATGGACGGATGCAGGCACGGATATTAACTATGGCGCTATGGCCCGCCAATTTATTGATGCAGCAAAACGCGCCGGAACCACCGTACGTTATGGGCATGAAGTAAAAGATATTTCTGCCGATGGGGATGGTTGGAAACTCAAAGTAAAAAATGTTCACACTGGGGATTTGACCATTATTCGCGCCAACTTTGTTTTTGTCGGTGCAGGTGGCATGGCACTACCATTGCTGCAAAAAGCCCGAATTCCAGAAATTCGTGGTTTTGGTGGCTTCCCGGTATCAGGACAGTGGCTGCGCTGTACAAATGAAGAACTTATTCAGCAGCATAATGCCAAGGTATATGGCAAAGCTTCGGTGGGGGCGCCACCAATGTCGGTTCCACATCTGGATACCCGTGTTATTGATGGCAAAACTGGTTTGCTTTTCGGTCCTTATGCGGGCTGGACGCCGAAGTTCTTAAAGAAGGGCTCGTGGATGGACCTGCCAAAGTCACTGCGTCCAACGAACTTTATGTCTATGATTGCAGTTGGTTTCCAAGAACTTGGACTTACCAAGTATCTGATTGCCGAGCTGATGAAAGATCAGCAAGCCCGTATCGAATCCTTGCGTGAGTATATGCCAGCAGCACGTGATGAAGACTGGGAACTTGTTACGGCTGGCCAGCGCGTGCAGGTAATTAAGCCAATCGTTGGTCCGCGCTTTGGTTCATTGGAATTTGGCACTGCGTTGATTAATAACTCTGAAGGCACAATCGCCGGTATTCTTGGTGCTTCCCCCGGAGCTTCGATCGCCCCAGCGGCAATGGTTGAACTTCTCGAACGTTGCTTCGGTCAGAAGATGGTGGATTGGGGTCCGAAGTTAAAGGAAATGATCCCCTCGTACGGTATTAAACTTTCCACTGACCAAAAACTCTTTAACGAGGTCTGGGAGTACACTCAAAGGACACTCGAATTGGAGGTCTAG
- a CDS encoding alpha/beta hydrolase, translating into MDELPLAPEWTTDILGPDYQRRTFQLGTDPDGEGTVITTLVRHCRLLKQDQHNAPAMLFIHGMSDYFFLTHVAEFLASAGWAVYGIDLRKCGRSWRKGQHWHHTSALQFYFDDLSIVLDELARRHNKIVCNAHSTGGLTVALWLDELRRNDPARHAKIAGAILNSPWFEMMYSRPKVQFGTFVYNVLGKVRPQKQLHQEPIAAYGQSLHMSQFGDWDYNLTYKPLGGQVKNNAWLRTILLNQRRIHRGQIDCGVPLLVLCSTESWLRPEFSERIHTSDGVLDVHQIRRWSYAISKNVTVKGIPGARHDVYLSKPEPLQSALDITLKWANAIIDAPSAQDNQE; encoded by the coding sequence ATGGATGAATTGCCTCTCGCCCCCGAATGGACCACGGATATTTTGGGGCCAGACTATCAACGGCGCACATTTCAGCTCGGCACCGACCCTGACGGTGAAGGCACCGTGATAACCACATTGGTACGGCATTGCAGATTACTAAAACAAGACCAACACAATGCTCCGGCAATGCTATTTATTCACGGAATGAGTGACTATTTTTTCTTAACCCACGTCGCAGAATTTTTAGCTTCTGCGGGCTGGGCAGTCTATGGTATCGACCTTAGAAAATGTGGTCGATCGTGGCGAAAAGGCCAACATTGGCACCACACTTCCGCACTGCAGTTTTATTTTGATGACCTTTCTATCGTATTAGATGAACTCGCACGCAGGCATAACAAAATCGTGTGTAATGCACACTCAACTGGTGGGCTAACGGTTGCACTATGGTTAGACGAGTTGCGGCGAAACGATCCCGCCAGACACGCAAAAATCGCGGGTGCAATACTAAATAGCCCGTGGTTTGAAATGATGTATTCAAGACCTAAAGTGCAATTTGGAACTTTCGTTTATAACGTGCTTGGGAAAGTGCGCCCACAAAAACAATTACATCAGGAGCCTATCGCCGCATACGGGCAATCATTACATATGTCGCAGTTTGGAGATTGGGATTATAACTTGACATATAAGCCACTCGGCGGACAAGTAAAAAACAATGCTTGGTTGCGAACGATTCTATTAAATCAGCGCCGAATCCATCGTGGACAAATCGACTGCGGTGTCCCACTGCTTGTCTTATGCTCAACTGAATCTTGGTTGCGCCCCGAGTTTTCTGAGCGTATTCATACATCGGACGGTGTGCTTGATGTTCACCAGATTCGCCGTTGGTCCTATGCAATTTCCAAAAACGTGACAGTCAAGGGCATTCCAGGGGCACGCCACGACGTATACCTTTCTAAACCGGAACCGCTGCAATCCGCACTAGATATAACCCTGAAATGGGCGAATGCTATTATCGACGCCCCGTCCGCACAGGATAACCAGGAATAG
- the mtr gene encoding mycothione reductase — translation MKHYDLIVIGAGSGNSIPSHYFDDLSIAIVEKAKFGGTCLNVGCIPTKMFVYAADIAREIQDAAKYGLEASLQAVDWPAIVDRIFIQRIDPIAQSGEEYRKGPETPNIDVYSEHARFVDTRTLQVGKERISADRIVIATGARPSIPKVIAESGVTYYTNENILRLPQLPKSMIIQGGGFIAAEFAHVFSSLGVEVTVTNRSPLLLRKADETISQRFTEIATTKWNLQLGHEVTAAAETPNGIELTLDNGEVLHGEILLVATGRTPNGDQMDLHLAGIEMDGPRIKVDEFGRTTAEGVWALGDVSSPYQLKHVANAEMRAVRHNLAYPDDLQPMPHDHVPSAIFTNPQLASVGMTEAEARNSGRELTIKIQNYSDTAYGWAMEDTTGFMKVIADRNTGQLLGVHVLGPQASTLIQQLVTVMAFDLDVREVARNQYWIHPALPEVTENALLGLEFA, via the coding sequence ATGAAGCACTACGACCTTATTGTTATCGGCGCTGGTTCCGGTAACTCTATTCCCAGCCACTATTTTGATGATCTTTCCATTGCTATTGTGGAAAAAGCGAAGTTTGGCGGGACCTGCCTCAATGTTGGTTGCATTCCTACAAAAATGTTCGTGTACGCTGCCGATATTGCGCGGGAAATTCAAGATGCTGCGAAATACGGCCTAGAAGCCTCTCTTCAAGCAGTGGATTGGCCAGCAATCGTAGATCGCATTTTCATACAAAGGATCGATCCGATAGCGCAAAGCGGGGAAGAATACCGCAAGGGACCGGAAACGCCGAACATTGATGTGTATTCGGAGCATGCGCGATTCGTCGATACGCGAACACTACAGGTTGGCAAGGAACGCATTTCTGCAGATCGGATCGTTATTGCTACCGGGGCACGCCCATCGATTCCTAAAGTTATTGCAGAGTCTGGCGTGACGTATTACACCAATGAAAACATTTTGCGGCTACCACAACTGCCAAAGTCAATGATTATCCAAGGCGGCGGATTTATTGCTGCCGAGTTCGCCCACGTTTTCTCCTCGCTTGGCGTTGAGGTCACGGTAACAAACCGCAGTCCTTTACTTCTGCGTAAAGCCGATGAAACCATTTCTCAGCGGTTTACTGAGATCGCAACAACAAAATGGAATTTGCAATTGGGACACGAGGTAACCGCCGCCGCAGAGACCCCAAATGGTATCGAATTGACCCTCGATAATGGTGAGGTTCTTCACGGTGAAATCCTACTTGTTGCTACCGGACGCACCCCGAATGGTGATCAAATGGATCTCCATCTAGCTGGTATTGAAATGGATGGCCCTCGGATTAAGGTCGATGAATTTGGTCGAACCACAGCCGAAGGTGTCTGGGCACTTGGCGATGTTTCCTCCCCTTATCAGCTCAAACACGTCGCTAATGCAGAAATGCGTGCAGTGCGCCATAACCTTGCGTATCCGGATGATCTGCAACCAATGCCACACGATCATGTACCTTCAGCGATCTTTACTAATCCACAGCTTGCCAGTGTTGGTATGACCGAAGCAGAAGCACGAAACAGTGGACGGGAACTGACGATCAAAATCCAAAACTACAGTGACACCGCATATGGCTGGGCTATGGAAGACACTACCGGTTTTATGAAGGTCATTGCTGATCGCAATACCGGACAATTGCTTGGTGTTCATGTTCTTGGCCCGCAAGCATCTACATTAATCCAGCAACTTGTTACCGTTATGGCATTCGATCTTGATGTACGGGAAGTGGCCCGAAACCAATATTGGATTCACCCAGCACTCCCAGAGGTTACTGAAAACGCCCTCCTTGGATTAGAGTTCGCATAA
- a CDS encoding MFS transporter, which yields MARALTFSSGPGIFSPTYRFTTIGLLTAIVACAFDQTAVTAVMPHIASELGNSDAYSLTFVSALAASLLGMAGSGLATDRFGARISFIVSAIILSFGLLLSVVAPNIWVFLVSRAIQGLGTGGLIVAVYAVIALVYPISLRQSVFAAFAGAWVLPSLIGPGLAGFLTVTFSWHSVFLLAMCAVIISVALLSKALLVLQQPERENHQSRDSMLFAALVLACAATGMSVASQLSGVWSPIVLIVSLVIACASLYFLTPRGTLRFQRGVPRLVATRGFVDMFFAAEVYLPLLLAQAYGLGPSLTGIALTISGVFWFLGSQYQSRWGARYSTPYVFRFGVICMALGTLWVGLVAFAGGHWILAVSGWGLATIGMGFLYPRMSSKPLELCKVQETGFTGSALQIVGTTGTTIMLAFCSLIQVFGDVKFLPSVFVLVAAAALPLLVMWRRAVPEPRE from the coding sequence GTGGCTCGTGCTTTAACTTTTTCTAGTGGTCCAGGTATTTTTTCGCCAACCTATAGGTTCACCACTATCGGTCTTCTTACTGCCATTGTCGCGTGTGCTTTTGATCAGACCGCGGTGACCGCAGTCATGCCGCATATTGCGTCTGAACTTGGGAACTCCGATGCATACTCACTGACCTTTGTATCCGCATTGGCAGCGTCACTTCTTGGCATGGCTGGCTCTGGTCTTGCCACCGACCGATTTGGGGCGCGAATTTCCTTTATCGTTTCGGCAATTATTTTAAGTTTCGGGCTCCTACTTTCGGTCGTTGCACCGAATATTTGGGTATTTTTAGTATCCCGCGCGATTCAAGGGTTAGGCACCGGAGGGCTTATTGTTGCGGTGTACGCGGTTATTGCCCTTGTGTATCCAATATCGCTACGCCAATCAGTCTTTGCGGCATTTGCCGGGGCTTGGGTCTTGCCCTCTTTGATCGGGCCAGGTCTTGCTGGGTTTTTAACAGTGACCTTTTCATGGCATTCGGTGTTTTTATTAGCCATGTGTGCGGTAATAATTTCCGTTGCATTGCTTTCAAAAGCGCTATTAGTTTTACAGCAGCCAGAACGAGAAAACCACCAATCACGAGACTCGATGCTATTTGCGGCACTTGTTTTGGCATGCGCTGCAACTGGAATGAGCGTGGCATCGCAATTATCAGGTGTTTGGTCACCTATTGTGCTTATTGTTTCATTGGTAATTGCTTGTGCATCATTATATTTTCTTACGCCACGTGGAACACTTCGCTTTCAACGTGGCGTTCCGCGTTTGGTTGCTACCCGCGGTTTTGTAGATATGTTTTTCGCTGCTGAGGTATACCTTCCCTTATTACTAGCGCAGGCATATGGTTTAGGGCCATCACTTACTGGCATTGCATTAACTATTTCTGGCGTTTTTTGGTTTTTAGGTTCGCAATACCAATCACGGTGGGGTGCGCGCTACTCCACCCCTTATGTTTTTCGTTTCGGCGTAATCTGTATGGCCTTGGGTACGCTATGGGTTGGGCTGGTTGCGTTTGCAGGTGGTCACTGGATATTAGCTGTGTCAGGTTGGGGTTTGGCCACAATTGGCATGGGTTTCTTATATCCGCGAATGTCTTCGAAACCATTAGAACTTTGCAAGGTGCAGGAAACTGGTTTTACTGGTTCGGCTCTTCAGATTGTGGGGACCACGGGTACCACAATTATGTTAGCGTTTTGTTCACTCATCCAAGTGTTTGGTGATGTGAAATTTCTTCCGAGTGTTTTCGTGTTGGTGGCGGCTGCTGCACTACCGTTGCTGGTAATGTGGCGTCGCGCAGTTCCCGAACCAAGAGAGTAG
- a CDS encoding cobyric acid synthase: MTAVLIAGTTSDAGKSVIVAGLCRALTRRGIRVAPFKAQNMSNNSAVCPDGGEIGRAQALQAAACGLEPSVDFNPILLKPGSDRTSQLVVRGRAEGNVSARSYIEHRTHLRQVAADCLRDLESRFDLVICEGAGSPAEINLRETDVANFGLAEVCDLPVYVVGDIDRGGVLAHLFGTHQIISAQDRARIRGFIINKFRGDQSILDPGLETLETRTGVPTVAVLPYISGLWVDAEDSLQSQIGATIGPHSAALGRQRLRVAAIRLPRVSNATDVEALACEPGVTVTWTVDPDAVAEADLVVLPGSKATVSDLAWLRETGLFDALANRTKPTLGVCGGYQMLCKNIIDPIEAGVQGPVSGIGIFDTDIEFHKEKTLIRHPHGAYEVHHGRVIRNNETPWIGDEGAAKGAFRGTHRHGHLEHDETRREFLHWVAQESGKDGFVLSNNASFHGERDRQLDLIADTLEAHWDLDRFLQQIGVHVSH; this comes from the coding sequence ATGACCGCAGTGCTTATCGCTGGCACGACTTCTGATGCCGGTAAATCAGTGATTGTTGCGGGACTTTGCCGCGCACTAACACGTCGTGGAATTCGTGTGGCGCCTTTTAAGGCGCAAAATATGTCGAATAATTCCGCGGTGTGTCCAGATGGTGGGGAGATTGGTCGGGCACAAGCATTACAAGCGGCGGCTTGTGGTTTAGAGCCGAGCGTAGATTTCAATCCGATTCTGCTGAAGCCCGGATCAGATCGCACATCACAACTTGTAGTGCGCGGCCGGGCAGAAGGCAATGTTAGTGCGCGCTCCTATATAGAACACCGAACGCATTTGCGGCAGGTTGCTGCGGATTGTTTGCGGGATTTGGAGTCACGCTTTGATCTTGTGATTTGTGAGGGGGCGGGTTCGCCTGCGGAGATAAACTTGCGTGAAACTGATGTAGCCAATTTTGGGCTTGCGGAAGTTTGCGATCTCCCAGTGTATGTGGTTGGTGATATAGACCGCGGCGGAGTTCTCGCCCATTTGTTTGGAACACATCAGATTATTTCCGCTCAAGATCGAGCCCGGATTCGCGGATTTATTATTAATAAATTCCGTGGTGACCAGAGCATTCTTGATCCCGGTCTGGAAACTCTCGAAACCCGTACAGGTGTGCCAACCGTAGCGGTTTTGCCATATATATCTGGGCTGTGGGTTGATGCCGAAGATTCATTGCAATCTCAGATTGGTGCGACAATTGGTCCGCATTCCGCTGCGCTGGGGAGGCAGCGTTTACGGGTAGCAGCAATTAGGTTGCCACGGGTTTCAAATGCCACCGATGTGGAGGCACTAGCGTGCGAACCGGGTGTTACTGTGACGTGGACTGTAGATCCGGACGCCGTTGCGGAAGCTGATCTGGTGGTCCTTCCAGGTTCTAAAGCAACAGTTTCCGATTTAGCATGGTTGCGCGAAACTGGGCTTTTCGACGCCCTGGCAAACCGCACCAAGCCAACGCTTGGTGTGTGTGGTGGTTACCAGATGTTATGCAAAAACATTATCGATCCCATTGAGGCGGGTGTCCAGGGACCGGTTTCTGGAATCGGTATTTTTGATACTGATATCGAATTCCATAAAGAAAAAACGCTTATTCGGCATCCTCATGGTGCCTATGAAGTCCACCATGGCAGAGTGATTCGAAATAATGAGACCCCATGGATCGGGGATGAAGGTGCGGCAAAAGGTGCGTTTCGGGGAACACATCGTCATGGGCATTTGGAGCACGATGAAACTCGCCGAGAATTCCTGCATTGGGTAGCACAAGAAAGCGGCAAAGATGGGTTTGTTTTAAGCAATAATGCATCATTTCATGGTGAACGAGACCGGCAATTGGATCTTATTGCCGATACCTTAGAAGCCCACTGGGATTTAGATCGGTTTTTGCAACAGATCGGTGTTCATGTGTCTCATTGA
- the map gene encoding type I methionyl aminopeptidase — MSETRARLTPGKPTPIRSVPKHIIRPEYVWKDTVKEAMGEPIIQTAETIEAMREASRIAANALVVAGRAVAPGVTTDELDRIAHEYMCDHGAYPSTLGYRGFTKSCCTSLNEVVCHGIPDTTVIQDGDIVNIDVTAYKNGVHGDTNATFLAGNVSDEHRLLVERTQEATMRAIRAAKPGRQLNVIGRVIESYAKRFGYNVVRDFTGHGVGPTFHNGLVVLHYDNDIYNDVLEPGMTLTIEPMINLGELPYEIWDDGWTVVNKDGKFTAQFEHTIVITENGNEILTLPDKEI, encoded by the coding sequence ATGTCTGAAACTCGTGCCCGCCTTACACCGGGAAAACCCACTCCTATCCGTTCGGTTCCAAAACATATTATTCGGCCGGAGTATGTATGGAAAGACACGGTCAAAGAAGCTATGGGGGAGCCAATTATTCAGACTGCTGAGACGATTGAGGCCATGCGTGAAGCGTCACGGATTGCGGCAAATGCCCTTGTTGTTGCAGGCCGTGCAGTGGCACCCGGAGTCACTACTGATGAGCTAGATCGCATTGCACACGAATATATGTGTGATCATGGGGCCTATCCTTCTACGCTCGGGTATCGCGGTTTTACCAAAAGTTGCTGTACTTCTTTAAATGAAGTGGTGTGCCATGGGATTCCGGATACCACCGTAATTCAAGATGGTGACATCGTGAATATCGACGTAACGGCGTATAAAAACGGTGTACATGGTGATACAAATGCAACTTTTCTTGCTGGAAATGTAAGCGATGAGCATAGGCTGCTAGTAGAGCGCACTCAAGAAGCAACAATGCGTGCAATTCGCGCCGCAAAGCCGGGCCGTCAGCTTAATGTTATTGGGCGGGTCATTGAATCCTATGCTAAGCGATTTGGCTATAACGTTGTTCGGGATTTCACCGGGCATGGAGTGGGGCCAACATTTCATAATGGGCTTGTTGTACTCCACTACGATAATGATATTTATAACGATGTCCTTGAACCAGGTATGACGCTGACCATTGAGCCCATGATTAATCTTGGGGAATTGCCGTATGAAATCTGGGATGACGGCTGGACGGTAGTAAATAAAGATGGCAAATTCACCGCTCAGTTCGAGCACACAATCGTTATTACCGAAAATGGAAATGAGATCCTTACGCTCCCTGATAAAGAGATCTAA
- a CDS encoding carboxymuconolactone decarboxylase family protein, translated as MSINEQAAEYFETLFHHRKSRFQTLDPELAEFYVNFAYGDVVSHTKELDDHTRLMVQLAALIANGSEGMYKVMLEAALNVGVTTVEIKEILYQASAYIGMGRVYDFLHITNNELLRRDYKLPIQGQGTTNTDTRQATGEKIQRATLGDHALKSLTSEIAADAPHILEFIEGHLFGDIYSRTGIQRNVRELLALSMLVALGNCEPQLRAHVTANLNVGNSRSMLISTVTQLLPLIGYPRTLNGLQVITSMSRGK; from the coding sequence ATGTCTATCAATGAGCAAGCAGCAGAGTATTTTGAGACGCTTTTTCATCATCGCAAGTCTCGTTTTCAAACCTTGGATCCCGAGCTTGCAGAGTTCTATGTGAATTTTGCTTACGGTGATGTGGTAAGCCATACAAAGGAATTGGATGACCACACTCGCCTCATGGTGCAATTGGCAGCATTGATTGCTAATGGATCTGAGGGTATGTACAAGGTAATGCTTGAGGCCGCATTAAATGTGGGTGTTACCACAGTTGAGATTAAAGAGATTTTATATCAGGCTTCAGCGTATATTGGCATGGGCCGGGTCTATGATTTTCTTCATATAACCAATAATGAGCTTCTGCGCCGTGACTATAAACTGCCGATTCAGGGACAAGGCACCACCAATACTGATACCCGCCAGGCTACAGGTGAAAAAATTCAGCGCGCCACATTGGGTGACCACGCACTTAAGTCTTTGACTTCAGAAATTGCTGCCGATGCACCCCACATTTTGGAGTTTATTGAAGGCCACCTATTCGGCGATATTTATAGCCGTACTGGCATTCAGCGAAATGTCCGAGAGCTTCTTGCTCTGAGCATGCTGGTCGCTCTCGGCAATTGCGAGCCGCAATTACGTGCGCATGTAACAGCGAATTTGAATGTGGGCAATAGCCGATCAATGCTAATTAGCACTGTTACGCAATTACTCCCGCTTATTGGCTATCCACGCACACTAAATGGCCTGCAGGTAATTACGAGTATGTCCAGAGGTAAATAG
- a CDS encoding DUF4259 domain-containing protein, with protein sequence MGAWGYRYFENDDAADWFHTFWESKDWEFLKKTVLNFSDEEGMYDEIRAAAHVLISFHSAYTAPSSTLDDLDLLQEKTLGILRGMIDSENEQSFFLEEWDYAEDVIADVQHQISQLEAIVNR encoded by the coding sequence ATGGGCGCTTGGGGTTACCGTTACTTTGAAAACGACGACGCTGCCGACTGGTTTCATACTTTTTGGGAATCCAAGGATTGGGAATTCCTCAAGAAAACCGTACTGAACTTCAGTGATGAGGAAGGAATGTATGACGAGATCCGAGCAGCTGCCCATGTGCTTATTTCATTTCATTCCGCATACACAGCACCGTCAAGCACACTTGATGATCTGGATTTACTTCAAGAAAAAACACTCGGCATTCTCCGTGGAATGATCGACTCGGAAAACGAACAAAGCTTTTTCTTAGAAGAGTGGGATTATGCGGAAGATGTTATTGCAGATGTGCAACACCAAATATCTCAACTCGAAGCTATTGTAAATAGGTAA